In Gossypium arboreum isolate Shixiya-1 chromosome 5, ASM2569848v2, whole genome shotgun sequence, a single genomic region encodes these proteins:
- the LOC108452715 gene encoding uncharacterized protein LOC108452715 — protein MAVADGVCRGGNVCLRRHDSSNLFNFHNQNARPRCFMVSGSQSSSGSRKEKMLASSKVRVSLLQPLLKQEKTRGKEFSYEKIDEWMRDSVAEIVKRLPESPLLVEVFSDVKNNTTRTRTEKTEEDKWGLVKQKWEKGESPMPDGLIFVEQIQQGEEEEEGKEEVCNTRAWGIVVQGIGAAAPACYLLKTSKVGSGFGISCTHFCLVRVKSFRETAFSQLQSCWLLQQAILEDNET, from the coding sequence ATGGCGGTGGCAGACGGTGTTTGTCGCGGCGGAAACGTTTGCCTCCGGCGCCACGATTCTTCCAATCTTTTCAACTTCCATAATCAGAATGCTCGCCCACGTTGTTTCATGGTCTCAGGTTCACAATCGTCATCGGgatcaagaaaagaaaagatgctGGCGTCGTCTAAGGTAAGAGTAAGCCTTCTTCAACCATTGTTGAAACAAGAAAAGACGAGAGGGAAGGAATTTTCGTACGAGAAAATAGACGAGTGGATGAGAGATTCGGTGGCTGAAATCGTGAAGAGGTTGCCGGAATCTCCTTTATTGGTCGAGGTGTTCTCCGACGTAAAAAATAACACCACGAGAACAAGGACGGAAAAAACGGAGGAAGATAAGTGGGGTTTGGTGAAACAAAAGTGGGAGAAAGGGGAGAGTCCAATGCCTGATGGGCTGATTTTTGTCGAACAAATACAacaaggagaagaagaagaggaagggaagGAGGAGGTTTGTAATACAAGGGCATGGGGGATAGTAGTGCAGGGCATTGGGGCGGCTGCTCCAGCGTGTTATTTGTTGAAGACGAGTAAAGTGGGTTCAGGGTTTGGGATAAGTTGCACCCACTTTTGCTTGGTTAGGGTTAAGAGTTTCAGGGAAACTGCTTTCTCACAGCTCCAGAGTTGTTGGCTGTTGCAGCAGGCGATCCTTGAAGACAATGAAACATGA
- the LOC108451773 gene encoding uncharacterized protein LOC108451773 codes for MEDHADSSMLSNALLVPVKRSIDDLEERHEISPKRTKMTDLNSVICSEENNAQNSKSLKRRESRHQLQLSGEEVEVSQVTEVPINFNFDSYRTNGEKLLAVVHPVSLSLDLNTEICTAINESSDINPECEENFDKLCSQESRCVTSNGIGLGLNVEDVCSSINHELIHQKHDKSSKTRNVSDCGSSLGLVGEKDSLRVWKEMKQNGFLSSSHGGLSMQSGLVSTSHGGRSVPKHCGRKSKNDTLKKKMELAKKEQVDRFTKIAGPSELLNGLNPGIVNHVRNRKQVHSLIDALVKSEKLENLHPGSKQASHVQSGTKDDDGNKYQGSMDGEPPNITSISNKARGYPVPMHKSISSTIEKKSRNGELSMLSPLGEDDTLTLKLSSSTKAFESAACSLSNEESANITSATSLSVKAATVASQWLELLQQDIKGRLSALQRSKKKIRAVVTTELPFLISKEFSSNQGSDPNVKRNAADGFSHDATAEMHRARWSAMFDRMDKALSEEEKQLEVWLNQIIGMQLLCHQGLQHMHWNVLYNLPQQTVSGNNIRSGIGDSFDRELAVMAAAASIYSTCDFMLSKENVLQT; via the exons ATGGAAGATCATGCTGATTCTTCCATGCTTTCTAATGCCTTG TTAGTGCCAGTAAAGAGGAGCATTGATGATTTGGAGGAAAGACATGAAATTTCACCTAAGAGAACCAAAATGACTGATCTTAATTCTGTCATCTGCTCTGAAG AAAACAATGCCCAAAATTCCAAATCTTTAAAAAGAAGAGAATCTAGACACCAATTGCAGTTAAGTGGAGAAGAGGTGGAGGTATCTCAAGTTACTGAGGTACCAATAAACTTCAACTTTGATAGTTATAGAACTAATGGGGAAAAGTTGTTGGCAGTGGTCCATCCTGTCTCTCTTTCTCTTGATCTCAACACTGAGATTTGCACTGCTATCAATGAATCCTCTGATATCAATCCGGAATGCGAAGAAAACTTCGACAAATTGTGTTCACAAGAGAGTCGTTGTGTAACCTCCAATGGAATTGGCTTGGGTTTGAATGTGGAAGATGTTTGTAGCTCGATAAACCACGaattaattcatcaaaaacaTGACAAGAGTTCGAAGACAAGGAATGTTTCTGACTGTGGAAGTTCTCTTGGTCTTGTGGGGGAGAAAGACTCATTGAGGGTTTGGAAAGAGATGAAGCAAAATGGTTTTCTTTCATCTTCTCATGGAGGTTTATCTATGCAAAGTGGTTTGGTGTCAACTTCTCATGGTGGAAGATCAGTTCCGAAGCATTGTGGGAGGAAAAGTAAGAATGATACGCTCAAGAAGAAGATGGAACTTGCAAAGAAAGAACAGGTTGACAGGTTCACAAAAATTGCTGGTCCAAGTGAACTGCTCAATGGATTAAACCCTGGGATTGTAAATCATGTTAGAAATAGAAAACAGGTCCATTCCTTAATAGATGCCTTGGTAAAGTCCGAAAAACTAGAAAATTTGCATCCTGGAAGCAAACAGGCAAGTCATGTCCAGAGTGGAACTAAAGATGACGATGGCAATAAGTATCAGGGAAGTATGGACGGTGAGCCTCCCAATATTACATCTATAAGCAATAAAGCAAGAGGTTATCCAGTGCCAATGCATAAGTCAATTTCCTCAACAATAGAAAAAAAAAGTAGAAATGGTGAGTTAAGCATGTTAAGCCCACTCGGTGAGGATGATACACTCACATTGAAGTTGTCATCATCAACGAAGGCGTTTGAAAGTGCTGCTTGCTCTTTGTCTAATGAGGAATCAGCAAACATTACCAGTGCCACTTCTCTCTCAGTAAAAG CTGCAACTGTCGCATCTCAATGGTTGGAACTTCTTCAGCAGGATATTAAAGGGCGTCTTTCTG CACTGCAACGTAGCAAGAAAAAAATAAGAGCTGTAGTTACTACAGAACTACCTTTTCTCATATCAAAAGAATTCTCCTCTAACCAAGGGAGTGATCCCAATGTCAAAAGAAATGCTGCTGATGGATTTTCCCATGATGCTACTGCTGAGATGCATAGAGCAAGATGGAGTGCAATGTTTGATCGGATGGATAAAGCTCTTTCTGAAGAAGAGAAACAACTA GAAGTTTGGTTGAACCAAATAATCGGGATGCAATTGCTTTGTCATCAGGGCTTGCAGCATATGCATTGGAATGTACTTTACAATTTGCCACAACAAACAGTATCAGGAAACAACATCAG ATCAGGGATCGGGGATAGCTTTGACCGGGAATTGGCTGTAATGGCAGCTGCAGCTTCCATTTATTCAACGTGTGATTTCATGTTGTCGAAGGAGAATGTACTCCAAACCTAG